The stretch of DNA GGCACGCGTGATCGTCTCCGCGAACAGCGCCGCTCCGCCGATGACCCACGTCTCCTCGTCGGCCCCGACCAGCTCGAGCGCGGCCTCCAGCGACGGGCACACCTGCGCGCCCGCGGCGCGGTACGCCGGGTCACGCGAGAGCACGACGTTGCGGCGGTCCGGGAGGGGCCGCATCCGTTCCGGCAGCGACTCCCACGTCCGACGGCCCATCACCACGGCATGTCCGGCGGTGAGCCGGCGGAAGCGGGCCAGGTCCTCCGGCAGGTGCCACGGCAGCGTGCCGTCCCGGCCGATCACCCCGTCCGCCGTCTGCGCCCAGACGAGCGCGAGGCTCACACCGCCACCGGCGCCTTGATCGCCGGGTGGTGCCGGTAGTCCAGCACGTGCACGTCCTCGTAGGTGTAGTCGAACAGCGACGGCGCTCGGTCCAGCTCCAGCCGCGGTGCCGGGAACGGCGTGCGGGACAGCTGCTCGCGGACCTGGTCGACGTGGTTGTCGTAGACGTGGCAGTCGCCGCCGGTCCACACGAAGTCGCCGACCTCCAGGTCCACCTGCTGGGCCACCATGTGGGTGAGCAGCGCGTAGGAGGCGATGTTGAACGGCACCCCGAGGAACATGTCCGCCGACCGCTGGTAGAGCTGGCACGAGAGGCGTCCGTCGGCGACGTAGAACTGGAACATCGCGTGGCACGGAGCCAGCGCCATCTGCGGGATCTGGGCGACGTTCCACGCCGAGACGAGGTGCCGGCGCGAGTCCGGGTCGCGGCGCAGCCCGTCGAGGACGGCCGCGAGCTGGTCGACGTGGCCGCCGTCCGGCGTCGGCCAGGACCGCCACTGCACGCCGTACACGGGGCCGAGCTCACCGTCCGGCGCGGCCCACTCGTCCCAGATCGACACGCCGTGCTCCTGGAGCCAGCGGACGTTCGAGTCCCCACGCAGGAACCACAGCAGCTCGTAGACGACCGAGCGCAGGTGCACCCGCTTCGTCGTCACCAGAGGGAAGCCGGCCTGCAGGTCGAACCGCAGCTGTGCACCGAACAGGCTGCGGGTCCCCGTCCCGGTCCGGTCCGCCTTCCGCGTCCCCGTCTCCAGCACCCGGCGCAGCAGGTCCTCGTACGGCGTGGGCACGGACGCGTCGACCGGGCTCGTCATGGCGGACATCGTAGGTCGCGGACGCGGCAGGACATCGGGGGCTCGCACGGCGAGACTGGGGGCCATGACCGCCTCGTCGTCCTCACCGCCCACCGCTGGGACCGCACTGCCGGCCGACCTGCCGACCGGGCTGCTGATCGGTGGCGAGTGGCGGGCCGCCGGCTCGGGCGGCACGTTCGCCGTCCACGACCCCGCGACGACCGACGTGCTGGCGGAGGTGTCCGACGCCGGCGAGCAGGACGCCCTCGACGCCCTGACCGCCGCCGACGCGGCCTTCCGGGAGTGGCGGAGCGTCGCGCCCCGCGACCGCAGCGAGCTGCTGCGGGCGGTGTTCGAGGCGATCACGGCCCGGACCGACGAGATCGCCGCGGTGATCACCGCGGAGGGCGGCAAGCCCCTGGCCGAGTCCCGCGCCGAGGTGGCCTACGCCGCGGACTACGTCCGGTGGTTCGCCGAGCAGGCGGTGCGGATGGAGGGCCTGGCGCGGCGCGCGCCCGCCGGCACGCACTACCAGCTGGTGCTGCGCAAGCCGGTCGGTCCGGCACTGCTGATCACGCCGTGGAACTTCCCGATCGCGATGATCGCCCGCAAGCTCGCGCCGGCACTCGCCGCCGGCTGCAGCGTGGTGGTGAAGCCGGCACAGCTGACGCCGCTGACCACCGCCCTGGTCGCGGAGATCGTGCGGGCCGAGCTGGCGGCCCGCCGCCTGCCGACCGGGGTGGTCAACGTGGTGCCGTCGTCGTCCGCCTCCCGGATCTCCCGACCGCTGCTCGCGGACCCACGCCTGCGCAAGCTGTCCTTCACCGGCTCGACGGAGGTCGGCGCATCGCTGCTGAAGCAGGCGGCGGACGGCATCCTGCGCACGTCGATGGAGCTCGGCGGCAACGCGCCGTTCCTCGTCTTCGACGACGCCGACCTCGACGCGGCCGTCGAGGGCGCCGTGGCCGCGAAGATGCGCAACTCCGGCCAGACGTGCGTCGCGGCCAACCGGTTCCTGGTGCAGGAAGGGGTCGCCGAGGAGTTCACCGCGAGGCTGACGGAGGCGTTCGGCCGGCTCGTCGTCGGACCCGGCGACCGACCGGGCACCACGGTGGGCCCGCTGATCCAGCAGAGCGCCGTCGACCGGGTGACCGAGGTGGTGCAGCAGGCGGACGACGCGGGTGCACAGGTGCGCGTCGGCGGCATGCGGCCCGAGGGGCGCGGCTGGTTCTACCTGCCGACGGTCCTGGACGGTGTGACGCCGGACATGCGGGTGGTCACCGAGGAGGTGTTCGGCCCCGTCGCCCCGGTGCTGCGGTTCGGGTCGGAGGACGAGGGCGTAGACCTCGCCAACGCGACTCCGTTCGGCCTGGTCGCGTACGCGTACACCCGTGACGTCGGCCGGGTGATGCGCCTCACCGAGAGCATCGACGCCGGCATGCTCGGGGTGAACCGCGGCATGGTCTCGGACGCGTCGGCGCCGTTCGGCGGGGTGAAGCACTCCGGCCTCGGCCGCGAGGGCGGCGAGGCCGGCATCGAGGAGTACGTCGACCCCATGTACGTGGCGCTGTGAACGGCCACCACGCGGACGGCGCGCACGCGGACGGTGCGCACGCCGACGTCTCGGTCCGGCCGGCCGTCGCCGGCGACGAGCGCGAGGTGGCCCGCATCCAGCTCGCCGCCTGGCGGTCGGCGCACGCGGCGACCCTCGGGCAGGAGGTGCTGGAGAGCTTCGACGAGGGCGCCTTCGTGGAGCGCTGGGCGCAGGCGGTCCGGATGCCGCCGGCTCCCGGGTATCGCGTCCTCGTGGCGTGCGCGGGGCCGCGCGTGGTGGGCTTCGCCGCCGTCGCACCCGTCCCGCCGCCGAGGGAGGAGCCCTTGGCCGCACCGGGTGGCGTGATCCTCGCGCTCGAGGTGGACCCGCCGGAGCAGCGTGCCGGCCATGGCTCTCGCCTGCTGGCGGCCGCCGTCGACCTCCTGCGCGGGGACGGTGCCGACCAGGTCCAGACCTGGGTGATCGACGGCGACGAGGCACGCGACCGCTTCCTCGCCGGGGCCGGGATGGGACCGGACGGTGCCGTCCGGGACCTCAGCTCGGGAGAAGGTCCCGGTGGCGAGGCCTTCGTGGTGCGGGAACGCCGCTGGTACGCCTCGATCTAGGGACGCCGGTCGATCGAGGCGGGCCGGGAGCTAGGACTGCTCGCGTCCCCGGTGCAGCCGGCTCGCGCGGCGCAGGGAGCCGCGGGCACGACGTCGGTCCCCCGCCGCGTCGTACGCGAACGCCAGGCGATACCACGCGCGCCAGTCGTCCGGGGCAGCCTCGACGACCTGCCTGGCAGGCTCGAACCGCTGCCGCGCCACCTGCCGGTCGACCCGTCCGCCGGGTGACCGCGGCAGGTCGTCCACCGGCAGCTCACCGGCTCTGTCCAGCTCGTCCGCCATCCGCTGCACGTCCACCGCGAGCAGCCACTCCCGGACGATCAGTGCGATGACCAGCAGGGGAAGGACCAGGAACGCCGTGCCGAGGGCGATGCCGACCGCCCGGCCGGTAGCGATCAGCTGGACCGAGCGCACCCCGACCAGCCACACCCACACGGCCAGCAGGGCCGTGACCAGCACCGCACCGACCAACCCGGTGTACCGGCGCCGGGCCGGCGGCCGGTCGGGCTGCGCGGTCACGGCGTGCCCAGGCCGAGCAACGGCGCCAGCCCGACGGTCAGCCCGGGGAGGCTGCCCACACGGCGGACACCGAGCAGCACCCCGGGCATGAAGCTGGTGCGGTCGAACGAGTCGTGGCGGATGGTCAGCTGCTCCCCCGGGTTGCCGAGCAGCACCTCCTGGTGCGCGGTGAGCCCGCGCAGCCGGACGGCGTGCACATGGATCCCCTCGACCTCGGCGCCGCGCGCACCGTCGAGCGACTGCGTCGTGGCGTCCGGGACGGGACCTCGGCCAGCGGCGGCACGTGCAGCGGCGATGGCTCGCGCCGTGGCACGTGCGGTACCGGACGGTGCGTCGACCTTGTCGGGGTGATGCAGCTCGACCACCTCGACCGACTCGAACCAGCGCGCAGCCTGGGCGGCGAACGATTCGGCGAGCACGGCGCCGAGTGCGAAGTTGGGGGCCACGAGGACGCCGATGCCCGGGGCGTGCACCAGGTGGTCGCGCACCCGGTCGAGCGCCTCGTCGGTCCAGCCCGTCGTCCCGACGACGACGTGCACGCCGCGGTCGATCAACGCGTGCACGTTCTGCTCGGTGACGCTCGGGACGGTGAAGTCGACGGCTACCTGGGCACCGGCGTGCGACACGGCGGTGAGGTCACCGTCGGCGTCGACCTGCGCCACCAGCTGCAGGTCCGGTGCGGCGTCCACCGCCTGCGAGACGGTCGACCCCATGCGCCCGTGGGCGCCGAGCACGGCTACCCGGATCTCGTCGGTCACGGGGAGCCACCCTACCTATGGCGCTCAGGGCGTCGGACGCCCGAGCCGCTCCACGAGGCGCCGCAGGTCGGCCGGCGCCAGGCCGGTGAACCGCTCGACCTCTCGCGGGGGGTACGCCGGGTCCATGAACCAGCGCAGCGCCGCCACGGCCGCCTCGAGCCGCACCGGCCCGGCGCCGACCCGTTCACGCACGTACGAGGAGAACCGCACGGCCGACAGGTAGGCGGCCGGGGCCATGCCGAGCAGCGCGACGCACCAGCGATGAAGCTCCGCAAGCTGCACGCCCGCGAACCCGGCCAGGTCGACCGGACGCACCAGCCCACGCTCCTGGTCCACGCGGGCGACCACGTCGTCCAGGCGGTCCAGGTCCGCGGAGCGCTCGATCGGCTGCCGGGCAAACGCGTCGAGCAGCAGACGGGCCGCGTCGTCCTCCGCGCCGGCCGCGAGCAGACGTGAGGCGTCGTCCGCGACCGGCCCGACGACGTCCGCCAGCGGCAGCGCCCGGTCCGCGATCGGGCGCCCACCGCGCAGCCGCGCGGGACCGAGCGGGTGCAGCTGGAGGCCCAGCCGCACGCCCGGGCCCGTCTGCGTACGCACCAGCGCGTGCGTCCACGGGCCGCGGAGCTCCGGCTCCTCGGGCCGGCGCTCACCGGTGAGCGGGTCCACGAGCAGGCCGGTGGCGCCGGCGGTCAGCAGCACCAGGCCGCGGCCGTCGGGCAGCAGCACCTCGGCCTCGCCCGGACTTCCGGGCTGGTGCAGCACCCAGACGTGCTCGACGACGCCGCGCAGCGAGTCGGGCACCTCGATTCGCCGGTACGTCACCTCGGCCACGGCCATGACGCCATTGTGTCGCGCGGACAGCCCACCACGAGCGGGCATCGAGAGGACGATGCGTGGTCGTGGCGTCCCTTCGCGCATCGCTCGTGCCCGCCGTCCGCGACCTGCTCGCGATCCTGGTGGTCGGGCTCGTCGGCGGCTCGTTGCTCGCCGCGTGGTGCATCCACGTCGACGCCGCGGTGTGGACGGCGCTCGGCGTGCACATCCAGCCGGGCCTCGCGGATGCCGTCCGGCTCGCGATCGGGTGGCTGCGGATGGTGGCACCGTTCGCACTCGCCCTCTGGTGCGCGGGTCGCGGACGGGCGGGTGCCGGCGCGCGATGGCTACCGGCGTGGGCCGCGCTCGGTGCGGTCGCAGTCGGCACCGCCCTGGCTGTCGCGCCGTGGCCGCACGGGCTGCGGCTGGTGGACACCTGGCCCGGACCCGACATGCCCCTCGTGCCGAACGGTGACGGCTACTGGCGCCTCGGCCTGACCCCTGCGTGGGGTTATCCGGTCCTGTCGGCCCTCTTCCTCGCCGGAGCGGCGGTCCTCGGTGCCCGGGACGGGCGGAAAGGCCGCTTGGATGACGAGAGCGGGGACCATGCTTCCGTGCGCGCACCGGCACCGGTGCGGATGTCGCCGCTCGGTGCCGCACTGGTAGCGGTCCCCGCTGCCGCGGCGACGGCCGGTGCCGTGACGGTGGTCCTCACACTCTCCGCACGGTTCTCCGCGACGTCGTCGATCGAGTGGACCGCGGCCGCAGGCCCGCTCTGGTGGCTGACCCTCTCCTTGGTGGCGGCGGGGCTCGCCTCCGGCACCGGCCCGCTGGGTGTGGCCGGCGCCGGTGCGGCCGCACTGCCCGCCGTGGTCATGCCCGTGATGTCGTGGCTCGCCGGTGGCGACGACCTGCTGCTGGCGCAGGCGGCTGCGAGCCTGCTCGCGGGTGCCGTCCTCGTCGCGTGGCGACCCGGCATGGTCTGGGCGGTCGGTGCGCTCGGGCCCTCCGAGCCGCCCGTGCCTGCGGCGGCCGACGCCGAGCCTCTGGGCTGACGGCTCAGTCGCCGAACGGGCCGACGCGGACGACGCTGCGCGGCTGCGCCGCCAGCAGGACGGCCAGCGACTGGATGTCCACGGCGGTCACCGCGCGGATCCGCTCGAGCGACTCGTCCGTGCTGAGCAGCTCCCCGTGCACCAGCTCCGCGCGGCCGAGCCGGCTCATCCGGGAGCCCGTGTCCTCCATGCCGAGGACCAGGCCGCCGGACACCTGTCCGATGGACCGCCGGAGCTCGGCCGGCGTGATCGGGTCCTGTGCCAGCTTCTCCAGCTCGAGGACCAGGAGCGAGGTCACCTCGTCGACCTTGGCCGGCGTGCACCCGGCGTACAGGCCGAACAGCCCGGTCTCCGCGTGGCCGGACGAGAACGAGTACGTCGAGTACGCCAGCCCCCGCTTCTCGCGGATCTCCTGGAACAGGCGGGACGACATGCCGCCGCCGAGCACGGCGTTCAGCACGGTGAGGGCGAATCGGCGGTCGTCCGTGGCGGTCAGGCACAGGCCGCCGACGATGACGTTCGCCTGCTCGGTGGGTCGACGGACCGTCAGCTCCGTGCCGTCCGACGGGATGCCGAGCTCGCCTGCGAGGAGGCGGTCACCACCGACGCGACGCCCGACGGGCACGGCGTGGTCGTCCAGCGACCAACCACCGGCCGGCAGTGCGCGCAGCACCTGCTGGCACAACGCGTCGTGGTCCACACCGCCCGCTGCGGTGACTACCAGGGTCGCCGGCCGGTAGTGCTGGCGATAGTGCTCCCACACGGCGTCCCTCGGGACGTCGCGGATGGTCTGCGGCGTGCCTCCGATGGGTCGGCCGAGCGCGTGCGACCCGAAGACCGCCGTGGCGAACTGCTCGTGCACCACGTCGCTCGGGTCGTCGTCGTTCATCGCGAGCTCTTCGAGGATCACCCCGCGCTCGGTCTCCAGCTCGTCCGTGTCCAGACGGGCGGACGTGACCATGTCGGCGATGACGTCGACCGCCATCGGCAGGTCGTCGTCGAGCACCCGCGCGTAGTACGAGGTGTGCTCCTTGCCGGTGGCGGCGTTGGCCTCGCCACCGACGGCGTCGAACGCCTCCGCGATGTCCATCGCGGTGCGGCGCTCCGTGCCCTTGAACAGCAGGTGCTCGAGGAAGTGCGTCGAGCCGAAGTGCCCGCTGGTCTCGTCGCGCGATCCGACGCCCACCCAGGCGCCGACCGTCGCCGAGCGCAGACCGGGCATGTGCTCGGTCAGCACCCGGACCCCGCCGGGCAGGACGGAACGACGCACGAGTGCGTCGCCGTCCTGCCCGGCGGACTGCTCCGCCCCCGGCTGACCGGAGGCGACGAGCGGGAGGTCCAGCGGCACGTCAGGCGTTCGCAGGCGCCGCGTCGGTGGCGTCGGTGCCGGTCTCCTCGGAGCCGGCCGCCGGGGCCGCCGCCTCCTCGTCGACCACCGCGTGCAGCGAGAGCTTGCCGCGCGGGTCGATCTCGCCGATCTCCACCTGGACCTTCTGGCCCACGGCGAGGACGTCCTCGACGTTCTCGACCCGCTTGCCGCCCACCAGCTTGCGGATCTGCGAGATGTGCAGCAGCCCGTCCTTGCCCGGCGACAGCGAGACGAAGGCACCGAACGTCGTGGTCTTGACGACCGTGCCGACGAAGCGCTCACCCACCTCGGGCATGTGCGGGTTGGCGATCGCGTTGATCGCCGCCCGCGCGGCCTCCGCCGACGGACCGTCGGTGGCGCCGATGTAGACCGTGCCGTCGTCCTCGATCGAGATGTCGGCGCCGGTCTCCTCCTGGATCTGGTTGATCATCTTGCCCTTCGGGCCGATGACCTCGCCGATCTTGTCGACCGGCACCTTCACCGTGATGACGCGCGGCGCGAACGGGCTCATCTCGTCCGGCGTGTCGATCGCCTCGGCGATGACGTCGAGGATCGCGAGGCGCGCCTCCTTGGCCTGCGTCAGCGCGCCGGCCAGGACGCTCGCCGGGATGCCGTCGAGCTTGGTGTCCAGCTGGATCGCGGTGACGAACTCCCGCGTACCGGCCACCTTGAAGTCCATGTCGCCGAACGCGTCCTCGGCACCGAGGATGTCGGTCAGTGCGGCGTACCGCGTCTGCCCGTCGACCGTGTCGGACACGAGACCCATCGCGATGCCGGCGACCGGCGCGCGCAGCGGCACACCGGCGTTCAGCAGCGACAGCGTCGAGGCGCAGACCGAGCCCATGGACGTCGAGCCGTTGGAGCCGAGAGCCTCGGACACCTGGCGGATCGCGTAGGGGAACTCCTCGCGGCTCGGCAGGACGGGCACGAGGGCCCGCTCCGCCAGGGCGCCGTGACCGATCTCGCGGCGCTTCGGCGAGCCGACGCGGCCCGTCTCACCGGTGGAGAACGGCGGGAAGTTGTAGTGGTGCATGTACCGCTTGCGCGTCTCCGGCGACAGCGTGTCCAGCTGCTGCTCCATGCGGAGCATGTTCAGCGTGGTGACGCCGAGGATCTGCGTCTCGCCGCGCTCGAACAGCGCCGAGCCGTGCACGCGGGGCAGCACCTCGACCTCGGCGGACAGCGTGCGGATGTCCCGCAGACCGCGGCCGTCGATGCGGAAGCCGTCGGTGAGGATGCGCTGACGGATCAGCTTCTTCTGCACCGAGCGGTAGGCCGCGGAGATCTCCTTCTCGCGGCCCTCGAACCCCTCGGCCAGCTCGGCCTGGATCTCCGCCTTGATCTCGTCGAGACGGTTCTCGCGCGTCTGCTTGTCCGCGATGGACAGTGCCTCGCCGAGACGTGCGGTCGCGGCGGTCTCCACGGCGGCGTAGGCGTCCGGCTGGTACTCCGGGAAGACCGGGAAGACCTGCGTCTCCTTGGCCGCACGCGCGGCGAGCTCCGCCTGCGCGAGGCACAGGGACCGCAGGAACGGCTTGGCGGCCTCGAGGCCCTCGGCGACGACCTCCTCGGTCGGCACCGTGCCACCGCCGCCGTGCACCAGGCCCCAGGTCGCCTCGGGCGCCTCGGCCTCGATCATCGCGATCGCGACGTCGTCACCGACGATGCGGCCGGCCACGACCATGTCGAACGTGGCGCGCTCGCGCTCCGTGTACCGCGGGAAGGCGACCCACTGACCGTCGACCAGCGCGATGCGGGTCGCGGCGACCGGGCCGGAGAACGGCAGGCCGGACAGCTGGGTGGAGATCGACGCGGCGTTGATCGCCAGGACGTCGTACGCGTCGTCCGGGTGCAGCGCGAGGACGGTGACGACCACCTGGACCTCGTTGCGCAGGCCCTTGACGAACAGCGGGCGCAGCGGGCGGTCGATCAGGCGGCAGGCCAGGATCGCCTCGGTCGAGGGACGGCCCTCGCGGCGGAAGAACGAGCCGGGGATCTTGCCGGCGGCGTACTGCCGCTCCTCGACGTCGACCGTCAGCGGGAAGAAGTCGAACTGGTCCTTGGGGTGCTTGCCGGCCGTCGTGGCCGACAGCAGCATCGTCTGGTCGTCCAGGTAGGCGACGGCGGAGCCGGCGGCCTGCTTGGCCAGGCGGCCCGTCTCGAAGCGGACGGTGCGCTTGCCGAACTTGCCGTTGTCGATGACGGCCTCGGCGAACTGGATCTCGGGACCCTCCACGGGTGCCCTCCTTGTTCTCGAAGTGCGCCGGTGGGTCCGCGGCGGTCTTCGATCGAGGCCCTCGGCGCGCCGTGCGGCGGTCCGGGGGCCACTACCGAGGACCGGACGTGGGACCGGCGCGGCGGTGTGGTGTGACGTGGTGCGTACGTCAGGGACGCGTACCGGCCCCGACGCGGGACCAGCCCGGACCCTGTGCGGGGTCCGGGCTGGTCCGGTGGGTCAACGGCGCAGGCCGAGCCGCTCGATCAGGCTGCGGTAGCGCTCGATGTCGATCTTCTGCAGGTAGCCGAGCAGCCGACGACGGCGCCCGACGAGCAGCAGCAGACCACGACGGGAGTGGTGGTCGTGCTTGTGCTCCTTGAGGTGCTCGGTCAGGTCCTTGATGCGCTGCGTGAGCACCGCGATCTGGACCTCCGGCGAACCGGTGTCACCCTCGTGGGTCGCGTACTCGGTCATGATCGACTGCTTGGTGGCAGTGTCGAGGGCCAACGGTTCTCCTGGTGTCTCGTTGCGCGGCGCTCCGGGGCTTGTCCACCCGGGCTCTGTGGGTCCGCGGCCGTTCTGACGGCGCGTGAAGTCTACCAGCAGGTCTGCCGCCGGCCGGTTGGTCCACCTCGGGCCCGCCCGTCAGCCGCCGGGGCCAGCTGCCGCCGGTCAGCCGCCGGGCAGGACCCGTACGCCGGGGTCGGCGGCGCCGGCGAGCACCTCGCGCACCCGCGCCACGTCCTGCCCCATGCGCTCCAGGAGCTCGTCGACCGACGCGAACCGCAACGTCGGGCGGAGGCGTTCCACCAGCTCCACGGCCACCTCCTCGCCGTACAGGTCGAGGTCCGTGCGGTCCAGGACGTAGGCCTCGACGCGGCGCACCACGCCGTCGAACGTCGGGTTGGTCCCGATCGACACCGCGGCAGGCAGCACGCGGTCCGGGTCGTCGGGCGACACGGGGGTGCCGTCGGCGTGGGCCAACCGGCGCAGCCAGCCGGCGTACACGCCGTCGGCCGGCACCATGCCGGTCGCGTCCGGCGCCAGGTTCGCCGTGGGGAAGCCCAGCTCCCGGCCGCGGGCGTCGCCGTGCACCACCAGCCCTCGGATGCGGTGCGGCCGCCCGAGCACGCGCGCCGCCTGCCGCACGTCGCCCTCGGCGAGCAGCTCCCGCACCCAGGTGGACGACCACCGTCGGCGCAACGGGTCGGCGCTGTGGCCGTCGCCCACGCTGGGGTCCGCCGTGACGTCCTCCACGACCTCGACGTCGAACCCGTAGCCCCGGCCCAGCCGCGTCATCGCCGCCAGGTCCCCGCCGTTGTCCCGGCCGAAGCGCACGTCACGCCCGACGACGACGGTCCTGGCATGCAGCCCCTCCACCAGGTAGCGCCGGACGAACTCCTCGGGCGACTGCCGGGCGAAGTCCAGCGTGTACGTGATGAGCAGCACGGCGTCCAGGCCCGTCTCCCCCAGCAGCTCCAACCGGTCGGCGTCGCCCGTCAGGCGGGGCGGCGCGGTCTGCGGCCGGTGCACCTGGGCGGGGTGCGGCGTGAACGTGACGGCGACCGAGCGCAGGCCCGCGGCGTGCGCGTCCGACGCCAGACGCTGCAGCACACCCGCGTGCCCACGGTGGACACCGTCGAAGTTGCCGATGGTGACCACGCTCGGGCCGAAGTCCGCCGGCACCTCGCCCAGCTCCGTCCAGACCTGCACGCACGCTCCTGCTCGGGTCGTCCTCCGTGGTGGGCGTCCTCGACGCCGGTGCCCAAGCCTGCCACCTGCGCCGGTGTCCGCCGTATCCCTTGACCCCTGCGCCGGTGCAGGTCCTCGTCCCAGCGCCTCAGGCGGGGGCGAAGACCAGGAGGGGCACCGCCCGGTCACCCCGGTTCTCCAGGAGGGCCACCAGCTCGCCGCTCGGGGAGAACGCCGCCACCGGTCCGCCCGCAGCAGCGACGGCGTCCAGGCGCTGGCCGTAGGACAGCGCCCGGGTCTCGGCCTCGCTGAGCTCCCGGGGGGCGAACATCGCCCGGGCCGCGTCGGCCAGGGGCAGCACGGCGATCGGGCGGTCCGTCGGCGCGGCCTCGAGGACGTCGAGCGGGGTCGCCGCCT from Cellulomonas sp. NTE-D12 encodes:
- a CDS encoding dihydrofolate reductase, whose amino-acid sequence is MSLALVWAQTADGVIGRDGTLPWHLPEDLARFRRLTAGHAVVMGRRTWESLPERMRPLPDRRNVVLSRDPAYRAAGAQVCPSLEAALELVGADEETWVIGGAALFAETITRADRLEVTDVDLDVPGDTYAPLVDPVRWRPVEVDGAQPLEADGSREAALDGGPWLVSRTGTRYRFRSYARADASRTPGTGAVA
- a CDS encoding thymidylate synthase; the encoded protein is MTSPVDASVPTPYEDLLRRVLETGTRKADRTGTGTRSLFGAQLRFDLQAGFPLVTTKRVHLRSVVYELLWFLRGDSNVRWLQEHGVSIWDEWAAPDGELGPVYGVQWRSWPTPDGGHVDQLAAVLDGLRRDPDSRRHLVSAWNVAQIPQMALAPCHAMFQFYVADGRLSCQLYQRSADMFLGVPFNIASYALLTHMVAQQVDLEVGDFVWTGGDCHVYDNHVDQVREQLSRTPFPAPRLELDRAPSLFDYTYEDVHVLDYRHHPAIKAPVAV
- a CDS encoding NAD-dependent succinate-semialdehyde dehydrogenase, with the protein product MTASSSSPPTAGTALPADLPTGLLIGGEWRAAGSGGTFAVHDPATTDVLAEVSDAGEQDALDALTAADAAFREWRSVAPRDRSELLRAVFEAITARTDEIAAVITAEGGKPLAESRAEVAYAADYVRWFAEQAVRMEGLARRAPAGTHYQLVLRKPVGPALLITPWNFPIAMIARKLAPALAAGCSVVVKPAQLTPLTTALVAEIVRAELAARRLPTGVVNVVPSSSASRISRPLLADPRLRKLSFTGSTEVGASLLKQAADGILRTSMELGGNAPFLVFDDADLDAAVEGAVAAKMRNSGQTCVAANRFLVQEGVAEEFTARLTEAFGRLVVGPGDRPGTTVGPLIQQSAVDRVTEVVQQADDAGAQVRVGGMRPEGRGWFYLPTVLDGVTPDMRVVTEEVFGPVAPVLRFGSEDEGVDLANATPFGLVAYAYTRDVGRVMRLTESIDAGMLGVNRGMVSDASAPFGGVKHSGLGREGGEAGIEEYVDPMYVAL
- a CDS encoding GNAT family N-acetyltransferase → MNGHHADGAHADGAHADVSVRPAVAGDEREVARIQLAAWRSAHAATLGQEVLESFDEGAFVERWAQAVRMPPAPGYRVLVACAGPRVVGFAAVAPVPPPREEPLAAPGGVILALEVDPPEQRAGHGSRLLAAAVDLLRGDGADQVQTWVIDGDEARDRFLAGAGMGPDGAVRDLSSGEGPGGEAFVVRERRWYASI
- the dapB gene encoding 4-hydroxy-tetrahydrodipicolinate reductase, with the translated sequence MTDEIRVAVLGAHGRMGSTVSQAVDAAPDLQLVAQVDADGDLTAVSHAGAQVAVDFTVPSVTEQNVHALIDRGVHVVVGTTGWTDEALDRVRDHLVHAPGIGVLVAPNFALGAVLAESFAAQAARWFESVEVVELHHPDKVDAPSGTARATARAIAAARAAAGRGPVPDATTQSLDGARGAEVEGIHVHAVRLRGLTAHQEVLLGNPGEQLTIRHDSFDRTSFMPGVLLGVRRVGSLPGLTVGLAPLLGLGTP
- a CDS encoding pitrilysin family protein, with the protein product MPLDLPLVASGQPGAEQSAGQDGDALVRRSVLPGGVRVLTEHMPGLRSATVGAWVGVGSRDETSGHFGSTHFLEHLLFKGTERRTAMDIAEAFDAVGGEANAATGKEHTSYYARVLDDDLPMAVDVIADMVTSARLDTDELETERGVILEELAMNDDDPSDVVHEQFATAVFGSHALGRPIGGTPQTIRDVPRDAVWEHYRQHYRPATLVVTAAGGVDHDALCQQVLRALPAGGWSLDDHAVPVGRRVGGDRLLAGELGIPSDGTELTVRRPTEQANVIVGGLCLTATDDRRFALTVLNAVLGGGMSSRLFQEIREKRGLAYSTYSFSSGHAETGLFGLYAGCTPAKVDEVTSLLVLELEKLAQDPITPAELRRSIGQVSGGLVLGMEDTGSRMSRLGRAELVHGELLSTDESLERIRAVTAVDIQSLAVLLAAQPRSVVRVGPFGD
- a CDS encoding polyribonucleotide nucleotidyltransferase, whose translation is MEGPEIQFAEAVIDNGKFGKRTVRFETGRLAKQAAGSAVAYLDDQTMLLSATTAGKHPKDQFDFFPLTVDVEERQYAAGKIPGSFFRREGRPSTEAILACRLIDRPLRPLFVKGLRNEVQVVVTVLALHPDDAYDVLAINAASISTQLSGLPFSGPVAATRIALVDGQWVAFPRYTERERATFDMVVAGRIVGDDVAIAMIEAEAPEATWGLVHGGGGTVPTEEVVAEGLEAAKPFLRSLCLAQAELAARAAKETQVFPVFPEYQPDAYAAVETAATARLGEALSIADKQTRENRLDEIKAEIQAELAEGFEGREKEISAAYRSVQKKLIRQRILTDGFRIDGRGLRDIRTLSAEVEVLPRVHGSALFERGETQILGVTTLNMLRMEQQLDTLSPETRKRYMHHYNFPPFSTGETGRVGSPKRREIGHGALAERALVPVLPSREEFPYAIRQVSEALGSNGSTSMGSVCASTLSLLNAGVPLRAPVAGIAMGLVSDTVDGQTRYAALTDILGAEDAFGDMDFKVAGTREFVTAIQLDTKLDGIPASVLAGALTQAKEARLAILDVIAEAIDTPDEMSPFAPRVITVKVPVDKIGEVIGPKGKMINQIQEETGADISIEDDGTVYIGATDGPSAEAARAAINAIANPHMPEVGERFVGTVVKTTTFGAFVSLSPGKDGLLHISQIRKLVGGKRVENVEDVLAVGQKVQVEIGEIDPRGKLSLHAVVDEEAAAPAAGSEETGTDATDAAPANA
- the rpsO gene encoding 30S ribosomal protein S15, whose product is MALDTATKQSIMTEYATHEGDTGSPEVQIAVLTQRIKDLTEHLKEHKHDHHSRRGLLLLVGRRRRLLGYLQKIDIERYRSLIERLGLRR
- a CDS encoding bifunctional riboflavin kinase/FAD synthetase — protein: MQVWTELGEVPADFGPSVVTIGNFDGVHRGHAGVLQRLASDAHAAGLRSVAVTFTPHPAQVHRPQTAPPRLTGDADRLELLGETGLDAVLLITYTLDFARQSPEEFVRRYLVEGLHARTVVVGRDVRFGRDNGGDLAAMTRLGRGYGFDVEVVEDVTADPSVGDGHSADPLRRRWSSTWVRELLAEGDVRQAARVLGRPHRIRGLVVHGDARGRELGFPTANLAPDATGMVPADGVYAGWLRRLAHADGTPVSPDDPDRVLPAAVSIGTNPTFDGVVRRVEAYVLDRTDLDLYGEEVAVELVERLRPTLRFASVDELLERMGQDVARVREVLAGAADPGVRVLPGG